GCGATGGCCGCGATGGGCTGGTCCGTGTCCACGAGCCGCTCCGCCGCCGCGTCGATGCGCGTCTTCATGATGAACTGCCCGGCGGACAGCTGGAAGATGCGCCGCATCCGCCGCTCGAACTGCGCCGCGGACATGCCGGCCCGGCGCGCCAGCGTGTCGATGCGCAGCCGCTCGCCATGATGGGCCTGGATGTAGTCGATGGTCGCCGCGAAGCGCTCATCCACCAGCCCGCCCCGGCCCGGCTCGTGGACGTCCTTGGACAGGCACGCCAGGCCCAGGATGGCTCCGGAGGCGTCGAACAGCGGCACCTTGTTGGTGAGGCACCAGCCCGGCTTCCGGTCATTGAAGAGCGTCAGGTCCAGGTTGTCGATGATGGGCCGCCCCGTCCGGAACACGCGCTCGTCCTGCCGCACGTAGCGGTCCGCCATGTGCCGGGGGAACAGCTCGTGCGCCGTGCGTCCCACCGCCGCTGCCTTGTTCTTCAGGCCGCAGCGCTCCGCGCACGCGTCGCTGATGCACACGTACCGGCCCCGGATGTCCTTCACCGAGAAGACGATGTCCGGCACCCGGTCGAACAGCGCCTCCGCGAAGAGCGGGTTCGCCACCCGCCCCATGAAGTCTGCCCGCCAGTGCTCCAGCTCCGCGCGCGCCTTGGTGGTTTCCATCCGCCCTCGCGACGGAAGGACACCAGAAAGGCCGCCCGCTCGCCACCCGGGAGGTTCAGCCTCGCGTCAGCACCCCGTC
The nucleotide sequence above comes from Pyxidicoccus xibeiensis. Encoded proteins:
- a CDS encoding AraC family transcriptional regulator, encoding METTKARAELEHWRADFMGRVANPLFAEALFDRVPDIVFSVKDIRGRYVCISDACAERCGLKNKAAAVGRTAHELFPRHMADRYVRQDERVFRTGRPIIDNLDLTLFNDRKPGWCLTNKVPLFDASGAILGLACLSKDVHEPGRGGLVDERFAATIDYIQAHHGERLRIDTLARRAGMSAAQFERRMRRIFQLSAGQFIMKTRIDAAAERLVDTDQPIAAIALAVGFCDQSALSRQFKQVTGLSPRQYRQLQGLANPAK